In Streptomyces sp. NBC_00433, a single genomic region encodes these proteins:
- a CDS encoding SDR family NAD(P)-dependent oxidoreductase, with protein MTTPTAQRVAVVTGANRGLGLAIATGLARRGLCVVLTARRLPDAEAAAGPLRDEGLLVEAGELDVTDPISVFRLFADVGRDLGRLDVLVNNAGVAIDRNRRPSAHDVGKIRSTLDANLVGPWQCCMEAVPLMREGGYGRITNVSSRMGSLALMESAGSPAYRVSKAALNALTRVFAAETGDENILVNAVSPGTVTTRLSYGSAKQTPEQAAEDLLWLSELPDDGPTGEFFQGREHLPW; from the coding sequence GTGACCACTCCCACCGCACAGCGCGTCGCCGTCGTCACCGGCGCCAACCGGGGCCTGGGACTTGCCATCGCCACCGGTCTGGCGCGGCGGGGCCTCTGCGTCGTCCTGACCGCCCGCAGACTCCCGGACGCGGAGGCCGCTGCCGGGCCGCTCCGGGACGAGGGCCTGCTCGTAGAGGCGGGGGAACTGGACGTCACAGACCCCATCAGCGTCTTCCGGCTCTTCGCCGACGTGGGGCGCGACCTCGGCCGCCTGGACGTCCTGGTCAACAACGCCGGCGTCGCCATCGACCGCAACCGCCGACCTTCCGCCCACGACGTCGGCAAGATCCGGTCCACCTTGGACGCCAACCTCGTCGGCCCCTGGCAGTGCTGCATGGAGGCCGTCCCCCTCATGCGGGAGGGTGGCTATGGACGGATCACCAACGTCAGCAGCCGGATGGGAAGTCTTGCCCTGATGGAGTCGGCGGGCAGCCCGGCCTACCGGGTGTCAAAAGCCGCTCTCAACGCGCTGACCCGCGTCTTCGCCGCTGAGACCGGAGACGAGAACATCCTGGTCAACGCCGTGTCTCCCGGGACGGTCACGACACGCCTCAGCTACGGCTCGGCGAAGCAGACACCGGAGCAGGCGGCAGAGGACCTCCTGTGGCTGAGCGAGCTTCCGGACGACGGCCCGACGGGGGAGTTCTTCCAGGGGCGAGAGCACCTCCCTTGGTAG